A window of Pseudomonas mucidolens contains these coding sequences:
- a CDS encoding ABC transporter permease subunit, translating to MNPRYLMLALLLVVGVAPLLLPPYYVTLLNYIGMYALVVLGLVLLTGVGGMTSFGQAAFVGLGAYTSAYLTTTEQLPAWLAWAGTSPWLTLLVGVVLTASVALILGALTLKLSGHYLPLGTIAWGLSLYYLFGTMESLGGHTGVGGLPSISLFGLKLDKGENIFYLIWVLLLVAIVITQNLLNSREGRAIRALKGGQVMAESMGVNTFRSKMVIFVISAVFAAISGWLYAHTQRFVNPTPFGLNMGIDYLFMALIGGVGSVWGALLGAGILTMLKQWLQDWLPHLLGNTGNYEIIVFGILIVVLMQRAPGGLWPLLTRLIPARFKVRAKAQNIDASATPLPRRQLPKHGELILEARHVTKRFGGLVANNDMSLEIRSGEILALIGPNGAGKSTMFNQLSGVDTPSSGDVLFMGQKINGLNSRQVARMGMSRTFQHVKLLGNMSVLENVAIGAHLRGKQGVLSAALHLDRREEAELLSEAKRQLERVGLGDYLYEEAGSLALGQQRILEIARALCADPCLLLLDEPAAGLRLKEKEALGILLSRLRSEGMAILLVEHDMDFVMGLVDRVVVMEFGQRIAQGLPEDVQKDPAVLEAYLGGVE from the coding sequence ATGAATCCGCGCTATCTGATGCTTGCCTTGTTGCTGGTGGTGGGCGTCGCTCCGCTGCTGTTGCCGCCGTACTACGTCACCCTGCTCAATTACATCGGCATGTACGCCCTGGTGGTGCTGGGGCTGGTACTGCTCACCGGTGTTGGCGGCATGACCAGTTTCGGTCAGGCCGCGTTCGTCGGACTGGGCGCCTACACGTCAGCCTACCTGACCACCACCGAACAATTGCCGGCCTGGCTGGCCTGGGCGGGGACGTCGCCCTGGCTGACGCTGCTGGTGGGAGTCGTGCTCACCGCCTCGGTGGCGCTGATTCTCGGCGCGCTGACGCTCAAGCTGTCCGGGCATTACCTGCCGCTGGGCACGATTGCCTGGGGCCTTTCGCTGTACTACCTGTTCGGCACCATGGAATCCCTGGGCGGTCATACCGGCGTCGGCGGTTTACCATCGATTTCGTTGTTCGGCCTGAAGCTGGATAAAGGCGAGAACATTTTCTACCTGATCTGGGTCTTGCTACTGGTGGCTATCGTCATCACTCAAAACCTCCTGAATTCCCGCGAAGGCCGCGCCATTCGCGCACTCAAGGGCGGCCAGGTAATGGCCGAGTCGATGGGGGTCAACACCTTCCGCTCGAAGATGGTGATCTTCGTCATCTCTGCGGTTTTCGCGGCGATTTCCGGCTGGCTCTATGCGCACACCCAACGCTTCGTCAACCCGACACCATTCGGTTTGAACATGGGCATCGACTACCTATTCATGGCCTTGATCGGCGGTGTCGGCAGCGTTTGGGGCGCTCTGCTCGGCGCGGGCATCCTGACCATGCTCAAGCAATGGTTGCAGGACTGGTTGCCGCACCTGCTGGGTAACACCGGCAACTACGAAATCATCGTGTTCGGCATCCTGATCGTGGTCCTGATGCAGCGTGCGCCCGGTGGTCTGTGGCCACTGCTGACGCGCCTGATACCCGCCCGCTTCAAGGTGCGCGCCAAGGCACAGAACATCGACGCCAGCGCGACGCCCCTGCCGCGCCGGCAACTGCCCAAACATGGCGAACTGATCCTTGAGGCCCGACATGTGACCAAGCGCTTCGGCGGTCTGGTTGCCAACAACGACATGAGCCTGGAAATCCGCTCCGGTGAAATCCTCGCACTGATCGGCCCCAACGGCGCCGGCAAGAGCACCATGTTCAACCAGCTCTCCGGTGTCGATACACCGAGCAGCGGCGATGTGCTGTTCATGGGTCAAAAAATCAACGGCCTGAACTCACGGCAAGTCGCGCGCATGGGCATGAGCCGCACCTTCCAGCACGTGAAACTGCTGGGCAACATGAGCGTGCTGGAGAACGTCGCTATTGGCGCGCATTTGCGTGGCAAGCAAGGCGTGCTGTCGGCGGCCCTGCACCTGGATCGTCGCGAGGAAGCCGAATTGCTCAGCGAAGCCAAGCGTCAGCTGGAACGCGTAGGTCTTGGTGACTACCTGTATGAAGAGGCCGGGAGTCTGGCCCTCGGCCAGCAACGAATCCTGGAAATCGCCCGCGCCTTGTGCGCCGATCCGTGCCTGCTGCTGCTCGACGAACCCGCGGCCGGTCTGCGCCTGAAAGAAAAGGAAGCCCTCGGCATCCTGCTCAGCCGCCTGCGCAGCGAAGGCATGGCGATTCTGCTGGTCGAGCACGACATGGACTTCGTCATGGGCCTGGTCGATCGTGTGGTGGTCATGGAGTTCGGCCAGCGGATCGCTCAGGGCCTGCCCGAAGACGTACAGAAGGATCCGGCGGTGCTGGAAGCCTATCTGGGAGGAGTTGAATGA
- a CDS encoding branched-chain amino acid ABC transporter permease encodes MNFQIALLLGQDGMTNGAIYALLALSILLVFTVTRILLIPQGEFVTYGALTMATLQSGHPTALVWLLLGLTLIDCALDVWGAARSSQAFRFPKRILVKLGYAGLMAALINTLPLADLPMAVQALLTLALVVPLGPQIYRLVFQPIASASSLVLLIVSIAVHVSMVGIALLLFGPEGARTRPFSEAGLELGPVTFNSQTLWVLAVSLGLIVGLYLFFERTLYGKALRATAVNRMGARLMGISPTLAGKSTFLLAALIGTLSGILIAPITTLYFDSGFVISLKGFVGAIIGGLVSYPVAALGALAVGLIEAFSMFWASTYKEIIVFTLIIPFLLWRSFTSRHVEEEE; translated from the coding sequence ATGAATTTCCAGATAGCCTTGCTGCTGGGCCAGGACGGTATGACCAACGGCGCGATCTATGCGCTGTTGGCCCTGTCGATCCTCCTGGTGTTCACCGTGACCCGGATCCTGTTGATCCCCCAGGGTGAATTCGTGACCTACGGCGCCTTGACCATGGCTACTTTGCAGAGTGGACACCCGACTGCTCTGGTCTGGCTGCTACTCGGCCTGACGCTGATCGATTGCGCACTCGATGTGTGGGGTGCCGCACGTTCGAGCCAGGCGTTCCGTTTTCCCAAACGCATTCTCGTCAAGCTCGGCTATGCCGGGCTGATGGCCGCGCTGATCAACACCTTGCCGCTGGCCGATTTGCCAATGGCGGTCCAGGCGCTGCTGACACTGGCGTTGGTGGTTCCGCTGGGGCCGCAGATCTATCGTCTGGTGTTCCAGCCGATCGCCTCGGCCAGTTCATTGGTCCTGCTGATTGTGTCGATAGCCGTGCACGTCAGCATGGTCGGTATTGCGCTGTTGTTGTTCGGCCCTGAAGGCGCCCGCACCCGACCGTTCTCCGAAGCCGGCCTGGAACTGGGCCCGGTCACCTTCAACAGCCAGACGCTCTGGGTGCTGGCCGTGTCCCTGGGGCTGATCGTCGGGCTGTACCTGTTCTTCGAGCGCACGCTCTATGGCAAGGCCTTGCGTGCCACCGCGGTCAACCGCATGGGCGCCCGGCTGATGGGTATTTCGCCGACCCTCGCGGGCAAGTCGACCTTCCTGCTCGCCGCGCTGATCGGCACGCTGTCGGGGATCCTGATCGCACCAATCACCACGCTGTATTTCGATTCCGGTTTCGTCATCAGCCTCAAAGGCTTTGTCGGCGCGATTATCGGCGGGCTGGTCAGCTATCCGGTCGCCGCGCTCGGCGCTCTGGCGGTGGGCCTGATCGAAGCATTCTCAATGTTCTGGGCCAGTACCTATAAAGAAATCATCGTGTTCACCCTCATTATTCCGTTCCTGCTTTGGCGTTCGTTCACCAGTCGTCATGTGGAGGAAGAAGAATGA
- a CDS encoding ABC transporter ATP-binding protein, with protein MMNMQVEPHLAPRNQVDDAVLEIKDLSVAYGKVEALSNASLTVGKGQIVTVIGPNGAGKTTLLSAIMGALGSRGQVHFDGSLETLPEVEVMVSRGLGLVPEKRELFTSMSVADNLLLGAFQRHRRGDRRYSETLGEVYELFPRLWERREQLAATLSGGERQMLAVGRALMAKPKLLMLDEPSLGLAPLITREIFRIITALREQGVSILLVEQNARAALRVADYAYVLETGQIAMQGPARKLADDPRVIEAYLGLASKHQEMLAN; from the coding sequence ATGATGAACATGCAAGTGGAACCGCACCTCGCACCGCGTAACCAGGTCGACGACGCCGTGTTGGAGATCAAGGACCTGAGCGTGGCCTATGGCAAAGTCGAAGCGCTGAGCAACGCCAGCCTGACGGTCGGCAAGGGTCAGATCGTGACGGTAATCGGCCCCAATGGCGCCGGCAAGACCACCCTGCTTTCGGCAATCATGGGCGCGCTGGGCTCTCGGGGTCAGGTTCATTTCGACGGCAGCCTGGAAACCTTGCCGGAGGTGGAAGTGATGGTCTCGCGGGGCCTGGGCCTGGTGCCGGAAAAACGCGAGCTGTTTACCAGCATGAGCGTGGCCGACAATTTGCTGCTCGGCGCCTTTCAACGCCATCGCCGGGGCGACCGTCGCTACAGCGAGACCCTGGGCGAAGTCTACGAACTGTTCCCGCGCCTGTGGGAGCGCCGCGAGCAACTGGCGGCGACGTTGTCCGGCGGTGAACGGCAGATGCTCGCGGTGGGCCGGGCGCTGATGGCCAAGCCCAAGCTGCTGATGCTCGACGAACCGAGCCTGGGCCTGGCGCCGCTGATTACCCGGGAAATTTTCCGCATCATCACTGCGCTGCGCGAGCAAGGCGTGTCGATCCTGCTGGTGGAGCAGAACGCGCGCGCCGCCCTGCGGGTGGCCGATTACGCCTATGTGCTGGAAACCGGGCAGATCGCCATGCAGGGCCCTGCCCGGAAACTGGCTGACGATCCGCGCGTGATAGAAGCCTATCTGGGCCTGGCCAGCAAACACCAGGAAATGCTCGCTAACTGA
- a CDS encoding class II aldolase/adducin family protein, with the protein MNHSPLEKPQQYSDEEWALRVQLAHCYHLVDFFGWTETIFNHISARLPGPAHHYLVNPFGLNYTEVTPANLLKVDLHGKKLEDSPYDGNPAGFALHSAVHGARPDIQCLIHTHTTPISAIVTKKAGFTHNDFYGAQLYGRIGYHTFEGITLFDDEKARMIDSLGDKHILVLRNHGIAVGESGIAKAFFLLWTVQRAAEIQCQAGALGGEDNPLPEAVSQKCAELTAMLIRDSGFAVKFFDAMVRKMRTERGQCW; encoded by the coding sequence ATGAACCACAGCCCATTGGAAAAACCGCAACAGTACAGCGACGAAGAATGGGCACTGCGCGTGCAACTTGCGCATTGCTACCACCTGGTGGATTTCTTTGGCTGGACCGAGACCATCTTCAACCATATTTCTGCACGCCTGCCCGGCCCGGCGCACCATTACCTGGTCAACCCGTTCGGCCTGAATTACACCGAAGTGACGCCGGCCAACCTGCTCAAGGTCGACCTGCACGGCAAGAAGCTCGAAGACTCGCCCTATGACGGCAACCCTGCCGGTTTCGCCCTGCACAGCGCAGTGCACGGTGCGCGCCCGGACATTCAATGCCTGATCCACACGCACACCACGCCGATTTCAGCCATCGTCACGAAAAAGGCCGGCTTTACCCATAACGACTTTTACGGTGCGCAACTTTACGGACGGATCGGCTACCACACCTTCGAAGGCATCACACTGTTCGATGACGAAAAAGCCCGGATGATCGACAGTCTCGGCGACAAGCACATCCTGGTGCTGCGCAACCACGGTATTGCCGTCGGTGAAAGCGGCATCGCCAAGGCATTCTTCCTGCTGTGGACAGTGCAGCGCGCCGCCGAAATCCAGTGTCAGGCCGGCGCCTTGGGCGGTGAAGACAATCCGCTGCCGGAGGCGGTCAGCCAAAAGTGCGCGGAACTCACGGCCATGCTTATTCGGGACAGCGGCTTCGCTGTAAAATTCTTCGACGCCATGGTTCGCAAAATGCGCACCGAACGCGGCCAATGCTGGTAA
- a CDS encoding ketopantoate reductase family protein has product MNASPLRIGIAGAGAIGCTLAARLAGRGHTVNVLARGETLSAIHRDGIHLSDLDGDHHVRIHASDDAASLGEQDLIFLCTKAPALASLLPQIQPMIGAETVVIPVVNGVPWWYFHGEGGRYDGQRVNAVDPQSILGEALDLRHVIGCVVFITAHCTANAVVESHTPHLMIFGELDNRLSPRLERVRALIESAGIEARATERIRDNLWTKIIANITSNPLSVITGATLDQLYSLPELQELVRTCLHETLLTAAAHGARVSIDPQTFLELGASMGAVRTSMLQDYEKGRPLELAAIGDAVLELADYMAIPMPVTRHLIALARFRGDQACH; this is encoded by the coding sequence ATGAACGCTTCCCCCTTGCGCATCGGCATCGCCGGTGCGGGTGCCATCGGCTGCACCCTGGCAGCACGTCTGGCTGGTCGCGGCCATACGGTCAACGTACTGGCCCGAGGTGAAACCTTGTCGGCCATCCACCGTGACGGCATTCACCTGTCCGATCTGGACGGCGACCACCATGTGCGGATTCACGCCAGCGACGACGCCGCCAGTCTGGGCGAACAGGACCTGATTTTTCTCTGCACCAAGGCGCCAGCGCTGGCCAGCCTGTTACCACAGATCCAACCGATGATCGGCGCCGAGACCGTGGTCATTCCGGTCGTCAACGGCGTGCCATGGTGGTACTTCCATGGCGAAGGCGGACGCTACGACGGGCAACGCGTGAACGCGGTCGATCCCCAGTCGATTCTTGGCGAAGCCCTGGACCTGCGCCATGTGATCGGCTGCGTGGTGTTCATTACCGCCCACTGTACAGCCAACGCCGTGGTCGAATCACACACCCCGCACCTGATGATTTTCGGAGAACTCGACAACCGCCTCAGCCCGCGCCTGGAGCGTGTGCGCGCGCTGATCGAAAGTGCCGGAATCGAAGCGCGAGCCACCGAACGCATCCGCGACAACCTGTGGACCAAGATCATCGCCAATATCACCTCCAACCCACTCTCGGTGATTACCGGCGCCACCCTCGATCAGCTTTACAGCCTACCGGAGTTGCAGGAGCTGGTCCGCACCTGCCTGCACGAAACCCTGCTCACCGCCGCCGCGCATGGCGCGCGCGTGAGCATCGACCCACAGACCTTTCTCGAACTCGGCGCCAGCATGGGCGCCGTGCGCACCTCGATGCTGCAGGACTATGAAAAAGGCCGCCCCCTGGAGTTGGCCGCCATCGGCGACGCGGTGCTGGAGTTGGCCGATTACATGGCGATCCCGATGCCCGTCACTCGACACCTCATTGCCCTGGCGCGCTTTCGCGGCGACCAGGCCTGCCACTGA